The following coding sequences lie in one Streptomyces sp. NBC_00510 genomic window:
- a CDS encoding TIM barrel protein codes for MGFDSTRFDVNLSILFTELPLLERPAAAAAAGFSAVELWWPWTRMPTPPQAELDALRGALEEAGTQLVGLNFYAGELPGPDRGALSVPGEESARFRANIDVAADFARSVGCTALNALYGNRVDGVSPEAQDELALENLVRAAHAADRVGAVLLVEALNKPESPRYPLVSAAAAVEVVDKVNAETGLGNARFLLDLYHLSMNGEDLPAVIDAYADRTGHVQIADDPGRGAPGTGSLPLSALLDRLRDRGYDGWVGLEYKPGPRGSAASFDWLADADK; via the coding sequence ATGGGCTTCGACTCCACGCGCTTCGATGTGAACCTCTCGATCCTCTTCACCGAACTCCCGCTCCTGGAGCGCCCCGCGGCGGCCGCCGCGGCCGGCTTCTCCGCGGTCGAGCTGTGGTGGCCGTGGACCCGTATGCCGACCCCTCCGCAGGCCGAACTCGACGCCCTGCGCGGCGCGCTGGAGGAGGCCGGCACCCAGCTGGTGGGGCTGAACTTCTACGCGGGCGAACTGCCCGGCCCCGACCGCGGCGCCCTGTCCGTGCCGGGCGAGGAGTCCGCGCGTTTCCGCGCCAACATCGACGTCGCCGCCGACTTCGCCCGCTCGGTGGGCTGTACGGCGCTGAACGCGCTGTACGGCAACCGGGTGGACGGCGTGAGTCCCGAGGCGCAGGACGAGCTCGCCCTGGAGAACCTGGTCCGGGCCGCGCACGCGGCCGACCGGGTCGGCGCGGTGCTGCTGGTCGAGGCCCTCAACAAGCCCGAGTCGCCGCGCTATCCGCTGGTGAGCGCGGCCGCCGCGGTAGAAGTGGTCGACAAGGTCAACGCCGAGACCGGCCTGGGCAACGCCAGGTTCCTGCTGGACCTGTACCACCTGTCGATGAACGGCGAGGACCTGCCCGCGGTCATCGACGCCTACGCGGACCGCACCGGCCACGTCCAGATCGCCGACGACCCCGGCCGCGGCGCGCCCGGCACGGGCTCCCTGCCGCTGTCCGCCCTCCTGGACCGGCTGCGCGACCGGGGCTACGACGGCTGGGTGGGGCTGGAGTACAAGCCGGGCCCGCGGGGCAGCGCCGCCTCCTTCGACTGGCTCGCCGACGCCGACAAGTAA
- a CDS encoding 8-oxoguanine deaminase, whose amino-acid sequence MTAPAERIVIENCAVATVDAHGTEHPAGHVVVAGNRIESVGAGPAPAALDGVVRRVDGTGHLLTPGLVNTHHHFYQWLTRGLATDHNLFDWLVALYPVWARIDERMTHAAAQGSLAMMARGGVTTAMDHHYVFPRGTGDLSGSIIRAASDMGVRFTLARGSMDRGESDGGLPPDFAVETLDEALAATEETIDRHHDASPDAMTRIAVAPCSPFSVSTELLRQGAGLARRKGVRLHTHGSETVEEEQFCKELFGMGPTDYFESTGWLGEDVWMAHCVHMGDSDIAAFARTRTGVAHCPSSNARLAAGIARVPDMLAAGVPVGLGVDGTASNESGELHTELRNALLINRLGAHREAALTARQALRLGTYGGAQVLGRAAEIGSLEPGKLADLVLWRMDTLAHSSIADPVTALVLGAAAPVTLSLVNGRPVVEDGRLVTADEGAIARATRDEARRLARIAGLAS is encoded by the coding sequence ATGACCGCCCCAGCAGAGCGCATCGTCATCGAGAACTGCGCCGTCGCCACCGTCGACGCGCACGGCACCGAGCACCCGGCCGGCCACGTCGTCGTCGCCGGCAACCGCATCGAGTCCGTCGGCGCGGGCCCCGCCCCCGCCGCACTCGACGGCGTCGTACGGAGGGTGGACGGCACCGGCCACCTGCTCACCCCCGGCCTGGTCAACACCCACCACCACTTCTACCAGTGGCTCACCCGGGGCCTGGCCACCGACCACAACCTCTTCGACTGGCTCGTCGCCCTCTACCCCGTCTGGGCCCGCATCGACGAGCGGATGACCCACGCCGCCGCCCAGGGCTCCCTGGCGATGATGGCCCGCGGCGGGGTCACCACCGCCATGGACCACCACTACGTCTTCCCGCGCGGCACCGGCGACCTGTCCGGCTCCATCATCAGGGCCGCCTCGGACATGGGTGTGCGCTTCACCCTCGCCCGCGGCTCGATGGACCGCGGCGAGTCCGACGGCGGCCTGCCCCCGGACTTCGCCGTCGAGACCCTCGACGAGGCACTCGCCGCCACCGAGGAGACGATCGACCGGCACCACGACGCCTCCCCCGACGCCATGACGCGGATCGCCGTCGCGCCCTGCTCGCCGTTCTCGGTCTCCACCGAACTGCTGCGCCAGGGCGCCGGACTCGCCCGGCGCAAGGGCGTGCGGCTGCACACCCACGGCAGCGAGACGGTGGAGGAGGAGCAGTTCTGCAAGGAGCTGTTCGGCATGGGGCCGACGGACTACTTCGAGTCCACCGGCTGGCTCGGCGAGGACGTGTGGATGGCGCACTGCGTCCACATGGGCGACTCCGACATCGCCGCCTTCGCCCGCACGCGGACCGGTGTCGCCCACTGCCCGTCCTCCAACGCCCGCCTGGCCGCCGGCATCGCCCGCGTCCCCGACATGCTCGCCGCCGGCGTCCCGGTCGGCCTCGGCGTGGACGGCACCGCGTCCAACGAATCGGGCGAGCTGCACACCGAGTTGCGCAACGCGCTGCTCATCAACCGCCTCGGCGCCCACCGCGAGGCCGCGCTGACCGCCCGCCAGGCCCTGCGGCTGGGTACGTACGGCGGCGCCCAGGTGCTCGGCCGGGCCGCGGAGATCGGTTCCCTGGAGCCGGGCAAACTCGCCGACCTCGTCCTGTGGCGGATGGACACCCTCGCCCACTCCTCGATCGCCGACCCGGTCACCGCGCTGGTCCTCGGCGCGGCGGCCCCCGTCACCCTCTCCCTGGTGAACGGCCGGCCGGTGGTGGAGGACGGCCGTCTCGTCACCGCCGACGAGGGGGCCATCGCGCGCGCCACCCGTGACGAGGCCCGGCGGCTCGCGCGGATCGCGGGCCTGGCGAGCTGA
- a CDS encoding serine/threonine-protein phosphatase, translating to MASGGEDLTDEGRDVLRYVRLLPVVLLVGGFLVDYLTPAQFSATAFYSVAPMLAAPLMSLTGTVLVGLGAVAADAGILSHFGYLSGPGGISELLSISAVAVVAVFINRLLHIRDVRLRSARSVAAAVQRAVLPVPPRRVGPYRIAARYETAEAEAEIGGDLYAVQETPYGLRCIMGDVRGKGMAAVEAATVVLGAFRMAADEEPTLAGVATRMDRALWREAERREGMDRLEWFATAVLAEFPPGGTALRLVNRGHPPPLVLHHGTVRYAEPAGHALPLGMGLGDVTDEAHTVPFPPGSALLMHTDGVTEARDAGGTFYDPVTRLAGVPFTGPAELLDALLDDVHAHTGGPRSDDMALLAVCRD from the coding sequence GTGGCGAGTGGGGGCGAGGACCTCACCGACGAAGGACGCGACGTACTGCGGTACGTCCGGCTGCTCCCCGTCGTGCTGCTCGTCGGCGGCTTCCTGGTCGACTACCTGACCCCCGCCCAGTTCAGCGCCACCGCCTTCTACTCCGTGGCCCCCATGCTCGCGGCCCCCCTGATGTCCCTGACCGGCACCGTGCTGGTCGGTCTGGGCGCCGTCGCCGCCGACGCGGGCATCCTCAGCCACTTCGGCTACCTCAGCGGCCCCGGCGGCATCAGCGAACTGCTGTCGATCAGCGCGGTCGCCGTCGTCGCCGTGTTCATCAACCGCCTGCTCCACATCCGCGACGTCCGGCTGCGCTCCGCCCGCAGCGTCGCCGCCGCCGTGCAACGGGCCGTGCTGCCCGTGCCACCGCGGCGCGTCGGGCCGTACCGCATCGCCGCCCGCTACGAGACCGCGGAGGCCGAGGCGGAGATCGGCGGCGACCTCTACGCCGTCCAGGAAACGCCCTACGGGCTGCGCTGCATCATGGGCGACGTACGCGGCAAGGGCATGGCGGCCGTGGAGGCGGCCACCGTGGTGCTCGGCGCGTTCCGCATGGCCGCCGACGAGGAACCCACCCTCGCCGGGGTGGCGACACGGATGGACCGGGCGCTGTGGCGCGAGGCCGAACGCCGCGAGGGCATGGACCGCCTGGAGTGGTTCGCCACCGCCGTCCTCGCCGAGTTCCCGCCCGGCGGCACCGCACTGCGCCTGGTCAACCGCGGCCACCCGCCCCCGCTGGTGCTGCACCACGGCACCGTGCGCTACGCCGAACCCGCCGGTCACGCCCTGCCCCTGGGCATGGGCCTCGGCGACGTGACCGACGAGGCCCACACCGTCCCCTTCCCGCCCGGCTCGGCCCTGCTGATGCACACCGACGGCGTCACCGAGGCACGCGACGCCGGCGGCACCTTCTACGACCCCGTCACCCGGCTGGCCGGGGTGCCGTTCACCGGCCCCGCCGAACTGCTCGACGCCCTCCTGGACGACGTCCACGCGCACACCGGCGGCCCCCGCAGCGACGACATGGCACTCCTGGCGGTCTGCCGGGACTGA
- a CDS encoding helix-turn-helix domain-containing protein, whose product MTGPVEHPFSAAIKPLADAMGAELVPPGEARGDDVVLSWEGAEVVAVRLPHLADSLDHILADLERRHGKTLSELGRKEKQTVVRILEERGAFSVRHGVETVASALGVSRFTVYNYLNRENAAKEGR is encoded by the coding sequence GTGACCGGGCCGGTCGAGCATCCGTTCAGCGCGGCGATCAAGCCGCTCGCCGACGCCATGGGCGCCGAACTGGTACCCCCGGGCGAGGCGCGCGGTGACGACGTCGTGCTCAGCTGGGAGGGCGCGGAGGTGGTCGCCGTACGGCTGCCGCACCTCGCGGACTCGCTCGACCACATCCTGGCCGACCTCGAGCGCCGGCACGGCAAGACGCTGTCCGAGCTCGGGCGCAAGGAGAAGCAGACGGTCGTCCGCATCCTGGAGGAGCGCGGCGCCTTCTCGGTGCGGCACGGGGTGGAGACGGTCGCGTCGGCGCTCGGCGTGAGCCGCTTCACCGTCTACAACTACCTCAACAGGGAGAACGCGGCGAAGGAAGGCCGCTAG
- the uraH gene encoding hydroxyisourate hydrolase has product MTSVSTHVLDTSAGRPARGVAVALSVRTGSGAPWVPHGASATDADGRCKDLPDPPEGTSHVRLEFATEPYLSRQSTAHRSRAEDQQDAPRTRDSGAFFPEVAIVFAVEPGEHYHVPLLLNPFGYSVYRGS; this is encoded by the coding sequence ATGACCTCCGTCTCCACGCACGTCCTGGACACCAGCGCCGGACGCCCCGCGCGGGGCGTCGCCGTCGCCCTGTCGGTGCGCACCGGGAGCGGGGCCCCCTGGGTGCCGCACGGCGCCTCGGCGACCGACGCCGACGGCCGCTGCAAGGACCTGCCCGACCCGCCGGAGGGCACGAGCCACGTACGGCTGGAGTTCGCCACCGAGCCCTACCTCTCCCGTCAGAGCACCGCCCACCGCAGTCGAGCCGAGGACCAGCAGGACGCCCCCCGCACGAGGGACAGCGGAGCCTTCTTCCCGGAGGTGGCGATCGTCTTCGCCGTCGAGCCGGGCGAGCACTACCACGTACCGCTGCTGCTCAACCCGTTCGGCTACTCCGTATACCGAGGGAGCTAG
- the pucL gene encoding urate oxidase — protein MSPTRLGQNQYGKAETRVVRVTRDGGTHHVRDLNVSVALSGAMDDVHTSGSNAAVLPTDTTKNTVFAFAKQYGIDSPEQFGIHLARHFVTSQGSIERARIRIEEYAWERITQEHSFVRGGRETRTTEVTFDGGRWQVVSGLKDLVVMNTTDSEFWGFVKDRYTTLPETRDRVLATEVSARWRFSWTRDEDPVPPWEESWAEVRRHLLDAFAGTYSLSLQQTLYAMGDRVVEHRPEIDEVRLSLPNKHHFLVDLEPFGLKNDTPDSAVYLAADRPYGLIEGTVLRDGAEPRIPVTD, from the coding sequence ATGTCGCCCACCCGACTCGGCCAGAACCAGTACGGCAAGGCGGAGACCCGCGTCGTCCGCGTCACCCGCGACGGCGGGACCCACCACGTCAGGGACCTCAACGTCTCGGTCGCCCTCTCCGGCGCCATGGACGACGTCCACACTTCCGGCAGCAACGCCGCCGTACTGCCCACCGACACCACCAAGAACACCGTCTTCGCCTTCGCCAAGCAGTACGGCATCGACTCCCCCGAGCAGTTCGGCATCCACCTCGCCCGGCACTTCGTCACGAGCCAGGGGTCCATCGAGCGGGCCAGGATCCGCATCGAGGAGTACGCCTGGGAGCGGATCACGCAGGAGCACTCCTTCGTCCGCGGCGGCCGCGAGACCCGCACCACCGAGGTCACCTTCGACGGCGGGCGGTGGCAGGTCGTCTCCGGCCTGAAGGACCTCGTGGTCATGAACACCACCGACTCCGAGTTCTGGGGCTTCGTCAAGGACCGCTACACCACGCTGCCGGAGACCCGTGACCGCGTCCTCGCCACCGAGGTCAGCGCCCGCTGGCGGTTCAGCTGGACCCGCGACGAGGACCCCGTCCCGCCCTGGGAGGAGTCCTGGGCCGAGGTCCGCCGCCACCTCCTCGACGCCTTCGCCGGCACCTACTCGCTCTCCCTGCAGCAGACGCTGTACGCGATGGGCGACCGGGTCGTCGAGCACCGCCCCGAGATCGACGAGGTGCGGCTCTCGCTCCCCAACAAGCACCACTTCCTCGTCGACCTCGAGCCGTTCGGCCTGAAGAACGACACCCCCGACAGCGCGGTGTACCTCGCGGCCGACCGCCCCTACGGCCTCATCGAGGGCACGGTCCTGCGCGACGGCGCCGAGCCCCGCATCCCGGTGACGGACTGA
- the uraD gene encoding 2-oxo-4-hydroxy-4-carboxy-5-ureidoimidazoline decarboxylase, whose product MTSSPSPGLARLNAAGGPEAVALLHEVCASRSWGAAVMAARPYGTLDALLAASDTATAGLTAGDLAEAMAGHPPIGRPRPGDPVSAREQGGVRDSEREELLALNLAYQERHGHVFLICATGRTGDQMLAALEERIGNDTGTEREIVRTELGKINRIRLTRLVETAPEDPS is encoded by the coding sequence GTGACTTCCAGCCCATCCCCGGGCCTGGCCCGGCTCAACGCCGCCGGCGGACCGGAGGCGGTCGCGCTGCTGCACGAGGTCTGCGCGAGCCGCTCCTGGGGTGCCGCCGTCATGGCGGCCCGCCCGTACGGCACCCTCGACGCGCTGCTCGCCGCCTCCGACACCGCGACGGCCGGCCTCACCGCCGGTGACCTGGCCGAGGCGATGGCGGGACATCCTCCGATCGGCCGCCCCCGGCCGGGCGACCCGGTCTCCGCCCGCGAACAGGGCGGGGTGCGGGACTCCGAGCGCGAGGAACTGCTCGCACTGAACCTCGCCTACCAGGAGCGGCACGGCCACGTCTTCCTCATCTGCGCCACCGGCAGGACCGGGGACCAGATGCTGGCCGCGCTCGAGGAACGCATCGGCAATGACACCGGCACCGAGCGCGAGATCGTCCGCACCGAACTGGGGAAGATCAACCGCATCAGGCTCACCCGGCTCGTCGAGACCGCCCCAGAGGACCCCTCATGA
- a CDS encoding nuclear transport factor 2 family protein codes for MIRTDALNEPAVRAFVSAVNAGDREAFEAALTENATMSDDGSDRNLKEWADREIFESHGHMDVQSQDSAGLTLIADYRNDAWGEMRTKWRFTVDDGKVSRFDTGQA; via the coding sequence ATGATCCGCACCGACGCCCTCAACGAGCCGGCCGTCCGCGCCTTCGTCTCGGCGGTGAACGCCGGGGACCGCGAGGCCTTCGAGGCCGCGCTCACCGAGAACGCGACGATGTCCGACGACGGCTCCGACCGCAACCTGAAGGAGTGGGCGGACCGCGAGATCTTCGAGTCCCACGGCCACATGGACGTGCAGTCCCAGGACTCGGCGGGGCTCACCCTGATCGCCGACTACCGCAATGACGCGTGGGGCGAGATGCGCACCAAGTGGCGCTTCACCGTGGACGACGGCAAGGTCAGCCGTTTCGACACCGGCCAGGCCTGA
- a CDS encoding class I SAM-dependent methyltransferase — protein sequence MPFDHNDHYHRLLLRKVPPGALTALDVGCGTGRFARRLAARGLRVDAIDASPEAVAAAGTAPGVTFRVADITRVDLPTAHYDLITCLASLHHVPFATVTALRAALAPGGTLLVLGCYPERTPADWVVSLAAVPVNAAARLAVAAADRIRGREPQPVRAPVHPPGTPLPQIRAEAAQLLPGSRIRRLLFWRYLLAHREGTGG from the coding sequence ATGCCCTTTGACCACAACGACCACTACCACCGACTGCTCCTGCGCAAGGTCCCGCCCGGCGCCCTCACCGCCCTGGACGTCGGATGCGGCACCGGCCGCTTCGCCCGGCGCCTGGCCGCCCGCGGACTGCGGGTCGACGCGATCGACGCCTCCCCGGAAGCCGTTGCCGCGGCCGGGACCGCGCCCGGCGTCACCTTCCGCGTCGCCGACATCACCCGCGTGGACCTCCCCACCGCCCACTACGACCTCATCACCTGCCTGGCCAGCCTGCACCACGTGCCGTTCGCCACGGTCACCGCACTGCGCGCCGCGCTCGCCCCCGGCGGGACCCTGCTCGTCCTGGGCTGCTACCCCGAGCGCACCCCCGCCGACTGGGTGGTGAGCCTGGCCGCCGTCCCCGTCAACGCCGCCGCCCGGCTCGCCGTCGCCGCCGCCGACCGGATCCGCGGCCGCGAACCGCAACCGGTCCGGGCCCCCGTACACCCACCGGGCACACCCCTGCCGCAGATCCGCGCCGAAGCGGCGCAACTGCTGCCGGGCAGCCGCATCAGACGCCTGCTGTTCTGGCGCTACCTGCTGGCGCACCGCGAAGGGACGGGCGGCTGA
- the aceB gene encoding malate synthase A, with the protein MSAPGTAPHAVIADTAPPVERAEEVLTDAALAFLAELHRRFAPRRAELLAKRKDRRAEIARTGTLDFLPETAHIREGDWRVADAPAALDDRRVEITGPTDRKMTINALNSGARIWLADFEDASAPTWENVIGGQVNLIDAYERRIDFTSPEGKTYALKDESELATVVTRPRGWHLDERHLTVDGEPVPGALVDFGLYFFHNARRLLAKGKGPYFYLPKTESHLEARLWNDVFVFAQDHLGIAQGTIRATVLIETITAAFEMDEILHELRDHASGLNAGRWDYLFSIVKNFRDAGERFVLPDRNAVTMTAPFMRAYTELLVRTCHKRGAHAIGGMAAFIPSRRDAEVNAVAFEKVKADKDREAHDGFDGSWVAHPDLVPIARACFDAVLGDRPNQKDRLREDVHVTAADLLAVDSLEAKPTHEGLRNAVQVGTRYIEAWLRGLGAVAIFNLMEDAATAEISRSQIWQWVNAGVVFADNGEKATADLVRSLADRELAAIRQDIGEQAFAAGRWQQAHDLLLKTALDETYVDFLTLPAYELLD; encoded by the coding sequence ATGTCCGCACCAGGGACCGCACCGCACGCCGTCATCGCCGACACCGCGCCCCCCGTCGAGCGCGCGGAGGAGGTGCTCACCGACGCGGCGCTCGCCTTCCTCGCCGAACTGCACCGCCGGTTCGCGCCCCGCCGCGCCGAACTCCTCGCCAAGCGCAAGGACCGCCGCGCCGAGATCGCCCGCACCGGCACCCTGGACTTCCTCCCGGAGACCGCCCACATCCGCGAGGGCGACTGGCGCGTCGCCGACGCCCCCGCCGCGCTCGACGACCGCCGGGTGGAGATCACCGGCCCCACCGACCGCAAGATGACCATCAACGCCCTCAACTCCGGCGCGCGGATCTGGCTCGCCGACTTCGAGGACGCCTCCGCCCCCACCTGGGAGAACGTCATCGGGGGCCAGGTCAACCTGATCGACGCCTACGAACGCCGCATCGACTTCACCTCCCCCGAGGGCAAGACCTACGCCCTGAAGGACGAGTCGGAACTCGCCACCGTCGTCACCCGCCCCCGCGGCTGGCACCTCGACGAGCGCCACCTGACCGTCGACGGCGAGCCCGTCCCCGGCGCCCTCGTCGACTTCGGCCTGTACTTCTTCCACAACGCGCGGCGCCTGCTCGCCAAGGGCAAGGGCCCCTACTTCTACCTCCCCAAGACCGAGTCCCACCTCGAAGCCCGCCTGTGGAACGACGTGTTCGTCTTCGCCCAGGACCACCTGGGCATCGCACAGGGCACCATCCGCGCCACCGTCCTCATCGAGACGATCACCGCGGCCTTCGAGATGGACGAGATCCTCCACGAGCTGCGCGACCACGCCTCCGGCCTCAACGCGGGCCGCTGGGACTACCTGTTCTCCATCGTCAAGAACTTCCGCGACGCCGGCGAGCGCTTCGTCCTGCCCGACCGCAACGCCGTGACGATGACCGCGCCCTTCATGCGCGCCTACACCGAACTGCTCGTTCGCACCTGCCACAAGCGCGGCGCCCACGCCATCGGCGGCATGGCCGCCTTCATCCCCTCCCGGCGCGACGCCGAGGTCAACGCGGTCGCCTTCGAGAAGGTCAAGGCCGACAAGGACCGCGAGGCCCACGACGGCTTCGACGGCTCCTGGGTCGCCCACCCCGACCTGGTGCCGATCGCCCGCGCCTGTTTCGACGCCGTCCTCGGCGACCGGCCGAACCAGAAGGACCGGCTGCGCGAGGACGTCCACGTCACCGCCGCCGACCTGCTGGCCGTCGACTCCCTGGAGGCGAAGCCCACCCACGAGGGACTGCGCAACGCCGTCCAGGTCGGCACCCGCTACATCGAGGCATGGCTGCGGGGCCTGGGCGCCGTCGCCATCTTCAACCTCATGGAGGACGCCGCCACCGCCGAGATCTCCCGCTCCCAGATCTGGCAGTGGGTCAACGCGGGCGTCGTCTTCGCCGACAACGGCGAGAAGGCCACCGCCGACCTCGTACGCTCCCTCGCCGACCGGGAACTCGCCGCCATCCGCCAGGACATCGGCGAACAGGCCTTCGCTGCGGGCCGCTGGCAGCAGGCCCACGACCTGCTGCTGAAGACGGCACTCGACGAGACCTACGTCGACTTCCTCACCCTGCCCGCGTACGAACTGCTCGACTGA
- a CDS encoding 2-hydroxy-3-oxopropionate reductase has translation MTTTLPAIAWIGLGIMGSPMSENLIKAGYSVTGHTLEQDKLDRLAAAGGTPAASVAEAVKDADVVVTMVPASPQVEAVAYGEDGILANARPGALLIDMSSITPQTSVDLAKAAAERHIRVLDAPVSGGEAGAVEAVLSIMVGGARADFDEARPLFDALGKTVVLCGPHGAGQTVKAANQLIVAVNIQACAEAVVFLEKSGVDLTAALEVLGGGLAGSTVLTRKKRNFLDRAYAPGFRIDLHHKDMGIVTDAARNVGAALPVGSVVANLVASLRAQGDGGLDHSALLRGVERLSGLPVTD, from the coding sequence ATGACCACCACACTTCCCGCGATCGCGTGGATCGGCCTCGGCATCATGGGCTCCCCGATGTCGGAGAACCTCATCAAGGCCGGGTACTCCGTCACCGGTCACACCCTGGAGCAGGACAAGCTCGACCGCCTGGCCGCGGCCGGCGGCACGCCCGCCGCCTCGGTCGCGGAGGCGGTGAAGGACGCCGACGTGGTCGTCACCATGGTCCCCGCCTCCCCCCAGGTGGAGGCCGTCGCCTACGGCGAGGACGGCATCCTGGCGAACGCCCGGCCGGGCGCGCTCCTGATCGACATGTCGTCGATCACCCCGCAGACCTCCGTCGACCTGGCGAAGGCCGCGGCCGAAAGGCACATCCGGGTCCTGGACGCCCCCGTCTCCGGAGGCGAGGCGGGAGCCGTCGAGGCGGTGCTGTCGATCATGGTCGGCGGCGCGCGGGCCGACTTCGACGAGGCGCGGCCCCTCTTCGACGCCCTCGGCAAGACCGTCGTCCTGTGCGGTCCGCACGGCGCCGGCCAGACCGTCAAGGCGGCCAACCAGCTGATCGTCGCGGTGAACATCCAGGCGTGCGCGGAGGCCGTGGTCTTCCTGGAGAAGTCCGGGGTCGACCTCACCGCGGCCCTGGAGGTGCTGGGCGGCGGCCTCGCCGGATCCACGGTGCTGACCCGCAAGAAGCGCAACTTCCTCGACCGCGCGTACGCCCCGGGCTTCCGCATCGACCTGCACCACAAGGACATGGGCATCGTCACCGACGCCGCCAGGAACGTCGGCGCCGCCCTGCCCGTCGGCTCGGTCGTGGCGAACCTCGTCGCCTCCCTGCGGGCCCAGGGCGACGGCGGCCTGGACCACTCCGCCCTGCTGCGCGGCGTGGAGCGCCTTTCCGGCCTCCCGGTCACCGACTGA
- a CDS encoding exonuclease encodes MPAPRPRAVRPSLYISVDVEADGPIPGPYSMLSLGAAVAGRQDADGFTPADPERDTFYRELRPAGTETDQRALAVSGLDRARLAAEGSEPAAAMAEFTTWVHTVSEGAQPVMTGYPAGYDWMFLYWYLIRFTGSSPFGHSGCLDMKTLYATKAGIPLRAVAKGTMPRELLSRRRHTHHALDDAVEQAELFANLMAWKGTPHAL; translated from the coding sequence ATGCCAGCACCACGACCCCGCGCCGTGAGGCCCAGCCTGTACATCTCGGTGGACGTCGAGGCGGACGGGCCCATCCCCGGCCCGTACTCCATGCTCAGCCTCGGGGCCGCCGTCGCGGGGCGGCAGGACGCCGACGGCTTCACCCCCGCCGACCCCGAACGGGACACCTTCTACCGCGAACTGCGCCCGGCCGGGACCGAGACCGACCAGCGGGCACTCGCCGTCAGCGGCCTGGACCGCGCACGCCTGGCCGCCGAGGGCAGCGAACCGGCCGCCGCGATGGCCGAGTTCACCACATGGGTGCACACCGTCAGCGAGGGCGCCCAACCCGTCATGACCGGCTACCCCGCCGGGTACGACTGGATGTTCCTGTACTGGTACCTGATCCGCTTCACCGGCTCCAGCCCCTTCGGGCACTCCGGCTGCCTCGACATGAAGACGCTGTACGCGACCAAGGCCGGCATCCCGCTGCGCGCCGTCGCCAAGGGCACGATGCCCCGCGAACTACTCTCCCGCCGCCGCCACACCCACCACGCCCTCGACGACGCCGTCGAGCAGGCCGAACTCTTCGCCAACCTCATGGCCTGGAAGGGCACGCCACATGCCCTTTGA
- a CDS encoding nucleotidyltransferase family protein yields the protein MERDAGTGAVAGLLLAAGGGRRLGGRPKALLEYDGRPLVEHTARALRAGGCDPVHIVLGAAAAQVRRQAALDDYAVTVNPHWEQGMGSSLRAGLEALAGTGAPAVVVALVDQPGIGATAVARVVAACASPRTLACATYGGRRGHPILLGAAHWAAIAASAVGDQGARSYLRRHEEAIARVECGDVAVPADIDTPDDLWLLAHPPEPPAPGATKR from the coding sequence ATGGAACGCGACGCGGGCACGGGCGCCGTCGCCGGGCTGCTGCTGGCGGCCGGCGGCGGCAGGCGGCTGGGCGGCCGCCCGAAGGCGCTGCTGGAGTACGACGGCCGGCCGCTGGTCGAGCACACGGCGCGGGCGCTGCGCGCCGGCGGCTGCGACCCGGTGCACATCGTGCTGGGCGCGGCCGCCGCACAGGTGCGCCGGCAGGCCGCCCTGGACGACTACGCCGTCACCGTGAACCCGCACTGGGAGCAGGGCATGGGCTCCTCGCTGCGCGCCGGCCTGGAGGCACTGGCGGGCACCGGCGCGCCGGCCGTGGTCGTGGCACTGGTGGACCAGCCCGGGATCGGCGCCACGGCGGTGGCCCGGGTGGTGGCCGCCTGCGCCTCGCCGCGCACCCTCGCCTGCGCCACGTACGGCGGCCGGCGGGGCCACCCGATCCTGCTGGGCGCGGCCCACTGGGCGGCGATCGCCGCGAGTGCGGTCGGGGACCAGGGGGCACGCTCCTACCTGAGGCGGCACGAGGAGGCGATCGCACGCGTCGAGTGCGGGGACGTCGCGGTCCCCGCCGACATCGACACCCCGGACGACCTGTGGCTGCTGGCGCACCCGCCGGAGCCCCCTGCACCGGGTGCCACAAAACGTTGA